A genomic window from Clostridium aceticum includes:
- the ybaK gene encoding Cys-tRNA(Pro) deacylase, giving the protein MANLKTNAMRILEKAGILYETYTYNNRDGLVDGVSVAAKLGQPVEKVYKTLVTQAVSKEYYVFIIPVVAELDLKAAARAVGEKAVEMIKVTDINKVTGYIRGGCSPIGMKKPYKTVLDGSCEVLDTIIVSAGKIGYQIEIAPKDLITLLQCSIDSITIHQNK; this is encoded by the coding sequence TTGGCTAATTTAAAGACAAACGCTATGCGAATTCTAGAAAAAGCAGGAATTTTGTATGAAACATACACTTATAATAACAGGGATGGCTTAGTAGATGGGGTGTCTGTTGCTGCTAAACTAGGACAACCTGTTGAAAAGGTTTATAAAACTCTTGTTACACAAGCAGTTAGTAAAGAATATTATGTTTTTATCATTCCCGTTGTTGCGGAGCTTGATTTAAAAGCAGCCGCAAGAGCAGTAGGGGAGAAAGCTGTTGAAATGATCAAGGTTACTGACATCAATAAGGTTACAGGTTATATTCGCGGAGGGTGTTCACCTATAGGAATGAAAAAACCGTATAAGACTGTCCTGGATGGCTCTTGTGAAGTGTTAGATACAATAATTGTAAGTGCAGGGAAGATAGGTTATCAAATTGAGATAGCACCGAAGGATTTGATTACTCTTCTTCAGTGTAGTATAGACAGCATTACCATCCATCAAAATAAATAA
- a CDS encoding HAMP domain-containing sensor histidine kinase has product MIGFLFIFCIGYAVMSFYLNKAVVDTNNSMIKRSLLSFQKELFLHVEQYFELEDISMDDTSFENHANDFAEKLSSKIEARVIAYSRKGDFLADTANANGIILNYEDLDNENKDIGYEDLRMATEDISSFVVVPVKDKYLVVYTSPILGIGERIGIVRCILDYSEVFSSSKDLLNMINTLVLIIFGTILLFMILLSKKISSPIEKLTKATKKIGEGEFDVKIDVDSNDEVGELAKSFVKMNKQIKQQIDIIAFDRDNLRKIEGFRKAFFDNITHEMKTPLTIISGYCQILIDQNFEDPQFLQKSVRKIKRESENMHKMVLQLLEASKEKSSTTIRDTEKINLSQVVDSACKDMKIKADKYQIFIKREIEENIVTIGNSAELRRVVINLLDNSIKYGDVHSNITVKLFTEGEDCHITIEDKGKGIPTDKLHKIFKRFYRINQSDFVETEGYGLGLDIVKEIIDKHHGEIKISSTEQMGTTVWIKIPQNVYKTETSV; this is encoded by the coding sequence ATGATTGGATTTTTATTTATTTTTTGTATTGGTTATGCTGTAATGAGCTTCTATTTAAATAAGGCAGTGGTAGATACCAACAATAGTATGATTAAACGTAGTCTATTATCCTTTCAAAAAGAACTATTCTTACATGTAGAGCAGTATTTTGAGTTGGAAGATATAAGTATGGATGATACCAGTTTTGAGAATCATGCAAATGATTTTGCTGAGAAGCTATCCTCAAAAATTGAAGCAAGGGTTATTGCTTATTCTAGGAAAGGTGATTTTTTAGCAGATACTGCTAATGCTAATGGCATTATTTTAAATTATGAGGATTTAGACAATGAAAATAAGGATATAGGGTATGAGGATTTAAGAATGGCTACTGAAGATATATCTTCTTTTGTAGTAGTTCCTGTAAAGGACAAATATTTGGTGGTTTATACTTCCCCAATATTGGGGATTGGAGAAAGGATTGGGATAGTAAGGTGTATATTAGATTACTCAGAGGTCTTTAGCTCCAGCAAGGATTTGCTAAATATGATTAACACCTTGGTGCTTATCATATTTGGAACGATCCTTTTGTTTATGATACTACTTTCCAAAAAAATTTCTAGCCCTATTGAAAAATTGACAAAGGCAACGAAAAAGATAGGTGAAGGGGAATTTGATGTAAAAATTGATGTGGATTCTAATGATGAAGTAGGGGAACTTGCAAAGAGTTTTGTTAAGATGAATAAGCAGATAAAGCAACAAATAGATATTATAGCCTTCGATAGAGATAACTTGAGAAAAATTGAGGGTTTTAGAAAAGCCTTTTTTGATAACATCACCCATGAGATGAAAACACCTCTAACGATTATTTCAGGCTACTGCCAAATATTAATTGACCAAAACTTTGAAGATCCTCAGTTTTTACAGAAAAGTGTCAGGAAAATTAAAAGAGAAAGCGAAAATATGCATAAAATGGTATTGCAGTTACTGGAGGCATCCAAAGAAAAATCAAGTACGACTATCAGAGATACTGAGAAAATTAATTTATCTCAGGTTGTTGATAGTGCTTGTAAGGATATGAAAATAAAGGCAGATAAATACCAAATATTTATCAAAAGAGAGATTGAAGAGAATATTGTTACTATAGGCAATTCGGCTGAGTTAAGAAGGGTAGTCATAAATCTTTTGGACAATTCAATAAAATACGGAGATGTACACTCCAACATTACAGTCAAACTGTTTACAGAAGGTGAGGATTGCCATATTACGATTGAAGATAAAGGTAAAGGTATACCTACAGATAAATTACATAAAATTTTCAAACGATTTTATCGTATTAATCAGTCAGATTTTGTTGAAACGGAGGGGTATGGCTTAGGTTTAGACATTGTCAAAGAAATCATTGATAAGCATCATGGTGAGATTAAGATTAGCAGTACAGAGCAGATGGGAACCACTGTCTGGATTAAAATTCCTCAAAATGTTTACAAAACAGAAACATCTGTTTAA
- a CDS encoding TetR/AcrR family transcriptional regulator: MTKTKLTNRQIQALNTQEKIYRTAVELIEKKGFENITVEEICKTSNVSVGSFYNYFKSKNEILDRIFKLADDYFLNVVAANIKGVNTRDKINEFFLYYANYNVERGVDFVKQLYTFKSNLFTTKGRHIQAVLQTIIEEGQKKGELSTNMAPEEAVRFLFISVRGIVYDWSLHDGQYDLPEHVTKYVRLLVKVL, encoded by the coding sequence ATGACAAAAACTAAGTTAACGAATAGACAAATTCAAGCTCTCAACACTCAAGAAAAAATATATCGAACTGCTGTTGAATTAATAGAAAAAAAAGGTTTTGAGAATATTACAGTGGAAGAAATCTGTAAAACATCAAATGTATCAGTAGGCTCTTTTTATAACTATTTCAAGTCAAAAAACGAAATATTAGATAGGATCTTCAAATTAGCAGATGACTACTTCCTAAACGTTGTAGCTGCAAACATTAAGGGGGTAAATACGAGAGATAAGATAAATGAATTTTTTCTCTACTATGCTAATTATAACGTAGAGCGAGGTGTTGACTTCGTAAAGCAGCTATATACTTTTAAAAGTAATCTTTTTACAACAAAGGGTAGACATATACAAGCTGTACTACAAACTATTATTGAAGAGGGACAAAAGAAAGGAGAACTCTCTACTAATATGGCACCAGAAGAAGCTGTAAGATTTTTATTTATTTCTGTACGGGGGATTGTTTATGATTGGAGTCTGCATGATGGACAATATGATCTTCCTGAGCATGTTACTAAATATGTAAGACTTTTAGTGAAAGTTTTGTAG
- a CDS encoding DUF401 family protein yields the protein MIVFSLGISLAVILFLVNKKVNMGYSMMAAAILLALLNGKDMSYILKTFFMTVKSATTITLVATVGLITILAYLMDKYLILDRMVVALEAMLRSAKLTILLAPSIMGTLSVYGGALMSCPVVERLGDRLSMSKDEKATINLVFRHTLYLIFPLSAAMILAMELGEIAIWDLIKIQFPISLFMYILGYILFIRKYKDPEIKKINKREYLQVVIQFLLYALPILISLLGALAFSMPFYISILLGIGVSVAINFHDKKHDTKYDIGENPLITMYKGLKLPLIMTIFGILFYRNIVTGMEEIYVFFGDFLDKGMPLELLIFIVCGVICLALASPQPGIAILFPIVLPLAPNYDTRLLYAMFIFTTSFLFYYISPLHLCQVLTLEYFQVGLKKLYRNYLYLVPLTFLCMVAIYMVNIF from the coding sequence ATGATAGTATTTTCATTGGGGATTTCATTAGCAGTTATATTGTTTTTAGTAAACAAAAAGGTAAATATGGGTTATTCTATGATGGCGGCAGCCATCTTATTAGCTTTATTGAACGGTAAGGATATGTCCTATATTTTAAAGACATTTTTTATGACCGTCAAAAGTGCAACCACGATTACCTTGGTTGCAACTGTAGGTTTGATTACGATTTTAGCATATTTAATGGATAAGTATTTGATTCTAGATCGAATGGTAGTTGCACTAGAAGCTATGTTGAGAAGTGCAAAACTTACCATATTGCTTGCGCCTTCTATTATGGGAACACTTTCAGTCTATGGTGGGGCATTAATGTCTTGTCCCGTGGTAGAAAGATTAGGGGATAGGTTATCTATGTCGAAAGACGAAAAAGCCACCATCAACTTAGTGTTTCGTCATACACTTTATCTTATTTTTCCCTTGTCCGCTGCCATGATTCTAGCCATGGAATTAGGTGAAATTGCTATCTGGGACCTTATAAAAATTCAGTTTCCCATAAGCTTGTTTATGTATATATTAGGATACATACTTTTTATTAGAAAGTATAAGGATCCAGAGATAAAGAAAATAAATAAAAGAGAATACTTACAAGTAGTTATACAATTTTTATTATATGCTTTACCAATTTTAATTAGTTTGTTAGGGGCCCTTGCTTTTTCGATGCCTTTTTATATATCAATATTATTAGGTATAGGAGTGAGTGTGGCTATAAATTTCCATGATAAAAAACATGACACTAAATACGATATAGGAGAAAATCCACTGATCACTATGTATAAAGGATTAAAGCTACCTTTGATTATGACTATATTCGGAATCCTATTTTATAGAAATATTGTCACAGGTATGGAGGAAATATATGTTTTTTTTGGTGATTTTTTAGATAAGGGAATGCCTTTAGAATTGTTAATATTCATAGTATGTGGTGTTATTTGTTTAGCACTGGCTTCACCCCAGCCAGGGATTGCCATATTGTTTCCAATTGTTTTGCCATTGGCACCTAATTATGATACAAGACTTTTATATGCTATGTTCATTTTTACTACTTCTTTTTTATTTTATTATATTTCTCCCTTGCATCTATGCCAGGTTTTGACTTTAGAATATTTTCAAGTAGGTTTAAAAAAGCTGTATAGAAATTATCTGTATCTTGTACCCCTGACCTTTCTTTGTATGGTTGCTATATATATGGTAAATATCTTTTAA
- a CDS encoding methyl-accepting chemotaxis protein, with product MKSMKTKLIIYFSILILSISVVLGYISLRTVRQAVTSEVEEALVLLAEEGSRLTATRMEVHYTYLEGLASRERISNPESDLETKIAILLEEVEKTENFLRIGISDLKGNLYLSDSYGIRGSIVDVSEREYYHDSLSGKRGLLPPAISVNVDDHGALIVVYSVPVTYENSIVGVLVAVADANFLNILSDDMGFGDQGYAYIIDGNGIVIAHPNRDRVVNQFNPILEVESNRELTSLAHQFQQMLEEKRGVNSYSFEGNDIYAGYAGVQGTDWIMVITANEEEVMDALPRLQRNIALMVFIILIISIIVCYLIGSSITKPVIATVKHGEKIAALDITEDVPEVFLRRRDEIGTLAAGFQNITDNLREFVRQLADTSQLVAASSQQLTATSQQSATAAEEVARTIEEIARGATDQAKDTEIGVLHINELGGLIEKDQQYIQQLNLSTEEVDNLKNQGFEILKDLVAKTKVNNESTKEIYAIIVNTNDSAEKIEIASQMIRSIAEQTNLLALNAAIEAARAGEAGRGFAVVAEEIRKLAEQSNQFTTEIASIIEELTSKTTHAVTTMQEVEKIVASQGESVEMTNRKFEGIATAIEKIKKAIDIINQSSKTMAGKKNEIVGIIENLSAISEENAAGTEEASAAVEEQTASMEEIANASEGLAKIAEEMQRNINQFKI from the coding sequence ATGAAAAGTATGAAGACAAAGCTAATTATTTATTTTTCTATTTTAATACTATCCATATCAGTTGTTTTAGGCTACATTTCGTTACGCACCGTCAGGCAGGCAGTTACCTCAGAGGTGGAAGAGGCATTGGTATTGTTGGCAGAGGAGGGAAGTCGCTTAACTGCTACTAGGATGGAGGTGCACTATACATATCTAGAAGGGCTTGCCAGTAGAGAGCGCATAAGCAATCCTGAGAGTGACTTGGAAACAAAAATAGCTATTTTGCTGGAGGAAGTGGAAAAGACAGAGAATTTTTTAAGAATTGGCATTTCAGATTTAAAGGGGAATCTATATTTATCGGATTCCTATGGCATTAGGGGAAGCATTGTTGATGTATCAGAGAGAGAATACTATCATGATTCCTTGAGTGGAAAACGAGGCCTACTTCCCCCTGCTATTAGTGTAAATGTTGATGATCATGGTGCACTGATTGTGGTATATTCAGTCCCTGTGACCTATGAAAACAGCATCGTAGGAGTACTAGTGGCTGTAGCAGATGCCAATTTCCTTAATATTCTTTCTGATGATATGGGTTTTGGAGATCAAGGCTATGCCTATATCATTGATGGCAATGGTATAGTGATTGCCCATCCTAACAGAGATCGGGTAGTAAACCAGTTCAACCCAATCCTGGAGGTGGAAAGTAATAGGGAACTAACCTCTCTGGCGCATCAATTCCAGCAGATGCTTGAAGAAAAAAGAGGGGTAAACAGTTATTCCTTTGAGGGTAACGATATTTATGCTGGTTATGCAGGGGTGCAGGGTACCGATTGGATCATGGTAATCACTGCTAATGAAGAGGAAGTGATGGATGCACTACCAAGACTCCAAAGAAATATTGCTCTCATGGTTTTCATCATCTTAATTATCAGTATTATAGTCTGTTATCTTATCGGCTCCTCTATTACAAAACCTGTCATTGCCACAGTCAAGCATGGTGAGAAGATTGCAGCCCTAGATATTACTGAAGATGTTCCAGAGGTATTTTTAAGACGAAGAGATGAGATTGGAACCTTAGCCGCTGGCTTCCAGAACATCACAGATAACTTAAGAGAGTTTGTCCGACAGCTGGCAGATACCTCGCAACTGGTGGCAGCTTCTTCTCAGCAGCTGACGGCCACCAGTCAACAGTCAGCTACAGCAGCGGAAGAGGTGGCAAGGACCATAGAGGAAATCGCAAGAGGTGCTACTGATCAAGCCAAGGATACTGAAATAGGGGTGTTACATATCAATGAATTAGGTGGATTGATCGAAAAGGACCAACAATATATTCAACAATTAAACCTATCCACAGAAGAGGTGGATAATCTAAAAAATCAAGGATTTGAAATTCTAAAGGATTTAGTGGCAAAAACAAAGGTGAATAATGAGTCTACTAAGGAGATCTATGCTATCATTGTTAATACCAATGATAGTGCAGAGAAGATTGAGATCGCCAGCCAGATGATTCGTAGCATTGCGGAACAAACCAACCTGTTAGCTTTGAATGCAGCCATAGAGGCAGCCCGAGCTGGAGAAGCTGGTAGAGGTTTTGCAGTAGTGGCAGAGGAGATACGAAAGCTGGCAGAGCAATCTAATCAGTTTACTACAGAAATAGCCAGTATCATTGAGGAGTTAACCAGCAAGACTACCCATGCGGTGACAACCATGCAGGAGGTAGAAAAAATTGTAGCCTCCCAGGGGGAAAGTGTGGAAATGACCAATAGAAAATTCGAAGGAATTGCCACTGCTATTGAAAAAATCAAAAAAGCTATTGATATAATTAACCAGTCCAGCAAAACCATGGCAGGGAAAAAGAATGAAATTGTTGGCATCATAGAAAATCTCTCAGCTATTTCAGAGGAAAACGCCGCTGGGACGGAGGAAGCTTCCGCTGCGGTGGAGGAGCAAACAGCCTCCATGGAGGAAATTGCTAATGCCAGCGAAGGTTTAGCAAAAATTGCAGAGGAAATGCAGAGGAATATCAATCAGTTCAAAATATAA
- a CDS encoding TolB family protein: MGIKTEKWLTKVVIVGLLGLVSIIAYQSFTKEIIETQEPIIVATDMKNLEDHDEDKPLQIIAREEVNSIKGINEFIGAVGNSEVIARIGLSRSDTEELYGRYRKPLGNREEVEFINTVKGPLFKINLNTLEVTPVKTNEVSFDPSEMSPILSPDGRKLMHIPYMMDKSLEISKPAIVYDLHNQSIINIDANIDPDMKPENVFYRGWSEDSRYIVGLGIEDGGQSIITLEVENNQFHKVKINSDIFRVNTLGHIFTEDGKEIFFVGWKNEVSGIYKLEVDSENIELVMALPDEGDGNFVRNYPYRVIDGGNRIVFLGNIRGENGLYIYHDDGKTFTKIADGEGSLISFWVSPDNKKIVYATYFRDEKSRRFWKIYAAKIVEDRLEDRILVSEDVAEYPGMPIISWSGDSRSIVMYEPQIFTLDSRVFVENGIIRRIRFR, from the coding sequence ATGGGAATAAAAACAGAGAAGTGGTTAACAAAGGTAGTGATCGTAGGATTATTAGGACTCGTATCAATCATTGCATACCAATCCTTCACAAAAGAGATTATCGAAACACAGGAACCTATCATTGTAGCTACAGATATGAAGAATTTAGAGGATCATGATGAAGACAAACCCTTGCAAATAATAGCAAGAGAAGAAGTGAACAGTATAAAAGGAATAAATGAATTTATAGGAGCAGTAGGAAACAGTGAAGTAATTGCTAGAATCGGTTTGAGCAGAAGTGATACTGAAGAATTATATGGTAGATATCGTAAGCCTCTTGGAAATAGAGAAGAAGTTGAATTTATTAATACGGTTAAGGGACCTTTGTTCAAAATCAATCTTAATACGCTTGAAGTAACACCTGTGAAGACAAACGAAGTTTCTTTTGACCCTTCAGAAATGTCACCTATTCTGTCACCTGATGGTAGAAAGTTGATGCATATTCCTTACATGATGGATAAATCTTTGGAAATCTCTAAGCCTGCCATCGTATATGATCTGCACAATCAATCTATCATAAATATTGATGCAAATATTGATCCAGACATGAAGCCAGAAAATGTGTTTTATAGAGGTTGGTCTGAAGATAGCAGATATATAGTAGGATTGGGTATAGAGGATGGAGGACAGAGTATAATCACCCTTGAGGTAGAAAACAATCAATTCCATAAAGTTAAAATAAACAGTGATATATTTAGAGTAAATACCCTAGGTCATATTTTTACGGAGGATGGAAAAGAGATATTTTTTGTTGGATGGAAAAATGAAGTATCAGGTATATATAAGTTAGAAGTAGATAGCGAAAATATAGAACTTGTGATGGCACTGCCAGATGAAGGGGATGGAAACTTTGTAAGAAATTACCCCTATAGAGTAATCGATGGAGGAAATAGAATTGTGTTTTTAGGAAATATACGGGGAGAAAATGGACTGTATATTTATCATGATGATGGTAAAACATTTACTAAAATTGCTGATGGGGAAGGCTCCTTGATTTCATTTTGGGTTTCACCAGATAATAAAAAAATAGTTTATGCTACTTATTTTAGAGATGAAAAAAGCAGAAGATTTTGGAAGATATATGCAGCAAAAATTGTTGAGGATAGGTTAGAGGACAGAATACTAGTGTCTGAGGATGTAGCAGAGTACCCCGGAATGCCTATCATTTCTTGGAGCGGTGATAGCAGAAGTATAGTGATGTATGAACCTCAAATATTTACACTGGATAGTAGAGTTTTTGTGGAAAACGGGATTATTCGCAGGATTCGATTTAGATAG
- a CDS encoding response regulator transcription factor, whose protein sequence is MNNILIIEDDESIREILSFALRKENFMVYEASTGQVGYETIKNNAIDLILLDLMLPDINGFDICRKISTEYKTPIIMLTAKDDMMDKLLGLEIGADDYITKPFDVREVITRIKVCLRRIEQVKSTEEGKENIISLRDDVKIFKDRHEVFIGEKRIHLKPKEYELLIMLADNKGKVFSRDKLLEAIWGYDFQGGSRTVDVHIQRLRKKLACDKEHSFIQTVFGFGYKIQ, encoded by the coding sequence ATGAACAATATATTAATCATTGAGGATGACGAGTCAATAAGAGAAATATTATCTTTTGCATTAAGAAAGGAAAACTTTATGGTCTACGAAGCTTCAACAGGACAGGTGGGTTATGAGACAATAAAAAACAATGCTATTGATTTGATATTACTAGATTTAATGCTGCCGGATATAAATGGATTTGATATTTGCAGAAAAATATCCACAGAGTATAAAACACCAATCATCATGTTAACAGCAAAGGATGATATGATGGATAAGTTGTTAGGACTGGAGATTGGGGCGGATGATTATATTACAAAACCCTTTGATGTTCGAGAGGTCATCACTAGAATAAAAGTTTGTTTAAGAAGGATTGAACAGGTAAAAAGTACAGAAGAAGGAAAAGAAAATATAATAAGTCTTAGAGATGATGTAAAGATTTTTAAGGATCGGCATGAGGTATTTATAGGGGAAAAAAGGATACACTTGAAGCCCAAAGAATACGAGCTGCTGATTATGCTGGCAGATAATAAAGGAAAAGTGTTTTCTAGAGATAAACTTTTGGAGGCAATATGGGGCTATGATTTTCAAGGAGGTAGCAGAACTGTTGATGTGCACATTCAGAGGTTAAGAAAGAAGTTAGCCTGTGATAAAGAACATTCTTTTATTCAGACTGTATTTGGGTTTGGTTATAAAATTCAATAG
- a CDS encoding DUF975 family protein — protein MEGNNIFIEENFLLRQAARRQLKGNWGSVVLLCLIYSALSGLPMAIDNLGSIVSFLISGALTLGLVSCFIKLVRNGTFQFENLFDGFKNFFSALILQFLIGLFTFLWSLLLIVPGIIACYRYAMAFYILSDHPQMSAKAALDASKRMMIGYKWKLFCLHFSFIGWAFLAILTFGIGFLWLIPYMKASQANFYESLRRVSKI, from the coding sequence ATGGAAGGAAATAATATCTTTATTGAGGAAAATTTCTTGTTAAGGCAAGCGGCAAGGAGACAGCTAAAGGGCAATTGGGGTTCTGTGGTATTACTGTGTTTGATTTATTCTGCTTTAAGTGGTTTACCTATGGCGATTGACAACTTAGGTTCCATCGTTAGTTTTTTAATCTCTGGTGCTTTGACATTAGGTCTTGTTTCCTGTTTCATAAAGCTTGTAAGAAATGGAACTTTTCAGTTTGAAAATTTATTTGATGGTTTTAAAAATTTTTTTTCAGCACTAATTTTACAATTTCTTATTGGTTTATTTACCTTTCTTTGGTCATTGCTGCTTATAGTACCAGGGATTATTGCCTGCTATAGATATGCCATGGCATTCTATATTTTAAGTGATCATCCTCAGATGAGTGCTAAAGCTGCTCTTGATGCCAGCAAAAGAATGATGATAGGTTATAAATGGAAGTTATTTTGCCTTCATTTCAGCTTTATTGGCTGGGCATTCTTAGCGATACTCACGTTCGGCATTGGGTTTCTATGGCTGATCCCTTATATGAAAGCCTCGCAAGCAAATTTTTATGAAAGTCTTAGAAGGGTCTCAAAGATATAG
- a CDS encoding MASE3 domain-containing protein gives MLTLKNKSINIDKNYVFLFLLWLGLLIIFQLVGIYGEKWYVVFETQSFLYYHTFLEFFTIVIYFSIFIITYYTYFKNKRARLIVFFCTFFIVGFVDFFHTMTYSGMPGFFVDASVPIATTYWMIGRLIFAIGMLGSALVPVNKLVIHNRFYYVLASLGIIFSIFYLVSYHINLFPAMFIEGQGLTTFKIALEYIVMLLLGIAMLVFLRDYRDTKNVVFIQIAVGLSFGIFCEVSFTLYSNVHDSYNMVGHIYKVISSYLIFRAIFINNLDSPYIKLSCATDKIKKYAENLEDLVQERTKALEDANEKIIKDLQYARRIQQSLLPPKTLKLGNVTFVSEFIPCQNVSGDFYDIYEIDDENIGIYIADVAGHGPSAAMMTIFTERVVAYKNNTFIKSEMLGCQETLHHLYTEFNKSNFPIEMHIAILNGIYNKVTGVFSYCSAGMNTAPILLRNSGEVEMLDKSQGFPICKLGGVFTPEYLEAQVQLYAGDRIVFYTDGLIGNFNHNTFLQEETLQKILYGNKNSTAAVLRKDINQEIRSTAKTKSIEDDITFLIMDITADS, from the coding sequence ATGCTAACACTAAAAAATAAAAGCATCAATATAGATAAAAATTATGTATTCTTATTTTTACTTTGGTTAGGATTGTTGATTATATTTCAGCTAGTGGGAATATACGGAGAAAAATGGTACGTTGTTTTTGAAACGCAATCTTTTCTATACTATCATACTTTTTTAGAATTTTTCACCATCGTGATCTACTTTTCTATTTTTATCATTACCTACTATACTTACTTTAAAAATAAAAGAGCTAGGCTGATTGTGTTTTTTTGCACCTTTTTCATCGTAGGGTTTGTAGACTTTTTCCATACCATGACCTATAGTGGTATGCCTGGTTTTTTTGTAGATGCTTCTGTCCCTATAGCTACCACCTATTGGATGATAGGACGGCTGATCTTTGCAATAGGCATGTTAGGTTCTGCTTTAGTACCTGTTAATAAACTGGTGATTCATAATAGATTTTATTATGTACTGGCAAGTTTGGGGATAATCTTTAGTATCTTTTATTTAGTTAGCTATCATATCAACCTATTTCCTGCTATGTTTATTGAAGGGCAGGGATTAACTACATTCAAAATAGCATTAGAATATATTGTCATGCTTCTTCTAGGAATAGCTATGCTGGTATTTTTAAGGGATTATAGAGATACCAAAAATGTTGTTTTCATACAAATAGCAGTTGGTTTATCTTTTGGAATTTTTTGCGAAGTCTCCTTTACTTTATATTCTAATGTACACGATAGTTACAATATGGTGGGACATATATACAAAGTGATTAGTTCCTACTTGATCTTTAGAGCTATATTTATTAATAATCTGGATTCTCCTTATATAAAACTTAGCTGTGCTACAGATAAAATCAAGAAATATGCGGAAAACTTAGAGGATTTAGTGCAGGAGAGGACAAAGGCTCTTGAAGATGCCAATGAAAAAATTATAAAGGATTTACAGTATGCTAGAAGAATCCAGCAATCATTGCTGCCGCCTAAAACATTAAAACTAGGTAATGTGACCTTCGTTTCTGAATTTATTCCTTGTCAAAATGTTAGTGGAGATTTTTACGACATCTATGAGATTGATGACGAGAATATAGGCATCTATATTGCAGATGTTGCTGGGCATGGTCCATCAGCTGCTATGATGACCATCTTTACAGAACGGGTCGTTGCTTATAAAAATAATACTTTTATTAAAAGTGAAATGCTAGGCTGCCAAGAGACTTTACATCATCTTTATACTGAATTTAACAAATCAAACTTTCCTATTGAAATGCATATAGCTATTTTAAATGGCATCTATAATAAAGTTACAGGCGTATTTTCTTATTGTTCTGCTGGAATGAATACAGCACCGATTTTGCTTCGTAATTCAGGGGAAGTAGAGATGTTGGATAAAAGCCAAGGTTTTCCTATATGCAAGCTAGGGGGTGTATTTACACCAGAGTACTTAGAAGCACAAGTACAATTATATGCAGGAGATCGCATTGTTTTCTACACAGATGGTCTGATAGGAAACTTTAACCACAATACCTTTTTGCAAGAGGAAACTTTACAAAAAATATTATACGGAAATAAAAACAGCACTGCTGCGGTACTGAGGAAGGATATTAATCAAGAAATTCGCTCTACAGCCAAAACCAAGTCAATTGAGGATGATATTACTTTTTTAATTATGGATATTACTGCTGATAGTTAA